Genomic segment of Sphingobium sp. Z007:
TAGCGCAGCGCAGACCCTGCTGATACGCTGACCTTGGGGTGGTGAACCATGGACCCGCTGCTCTGCAGTGGGCCCGCTCATGTCTTCTGAACGAACCTGAGCGTGCCGCGTTCGCGCAACTCTGCATCGCTCAGCCTGGGACCGCGCTTGAGCTTCGAACCACCCAGTTTGCGGCGATCGATCTTCGTGGGTGGTTCTGGCTCGGGGAACATATGCATGGGCTGGTCACGGCGGGCAGGGGCGTCGTTGTTGCGCTTGCGGTGATGGGGCATGATCGCCTGCATCTGCTTTGCCAGCAGCAACGCCGCGTCCAGATGCTTGTTCTCGACAATGGCAGGCTGGTTCACCTGCCGCATCTTGTCGAACTGGCGATAGGGCAGGACATGGCCCTCATGCTCGATCTCCAGTCGGCCGTCGGGATATTCACAGACCGTCACCCGCTTGCGCGCCAGATTCAGGCTCACATCGTTCGGCTCCAGAATGAACATCGCCTTGTTGTAATGCAGCGTCAGCGCCGCCGTCACGGTCCGCTGCTCCCGCCAGACCATGATCGCGCGCAGATCGTCATGCGGGGCGAGGGGGCGGTGCAGATCGCGGACATCGAAGGCGGGTCGGGCGAACCGCTCGTTGTGCCTGACCATATAGCTGTCGAGAAAGGCGTTGGCGTCCATGATCGACGAGATGCCTTCCAGGCGCATCGCTTTCACCAGACGATCCTGCAAGGTGGCATTGGCCCGTTCGACCCGGCCTTGGCCTGCGGCGAGTTGGCGCAGATGATCTCGATGTTCAGAGCATCCAGCGCGCGGCCAAAATGCGTCATGCCGTCGCCACGAGCGGCGCTGGCCCGCGCGTTCCGGAAAACGCTGTGCTTATCGGAATAAAAGGCCACCGGCTTGCCGTGTTGCTCGATGTACGCCCGGGTCGCCTCCATATAGGCGAAGGTGCTCTCGCTCTCGACCATCCTGAGGTGCATCAACTCGCTGGTCGCGTCGTCGATATACACCAGCAGGGTGCATTGCGGCCCGCGATCTTCGAACCAGCAATGTTTTGAGCCGTCGATCTGGATCAGCTCGCCTCGGCAATCCCGGCGATAGCGAGGCTGATACGGGCGAGGGCGACGGGCCTGACAATCCTTCCAAAGACCGGCGTCCATCATCAACTTGCGCAGTGTCTCGCAGCCGATCCTGATGCCATGGCGCTCAGCCAGATACTCACGCGCCAATGTCGGTCCGAAATCCGCATAATGCTCCCGGACCAGCGCAACGACCTTTTCGCGGAAGGCATCGCTGTGCCGGCGGTTACCCGGCGGCGCGCTTGCGGGACATGAGGCCGGCGGCACCATCTTCGCGGAGCCGGCCAGCAGCCGGAATATCTGCCGGCGCTTCAGTCCAAGCAGCGTCGCCGCATCCTCAATCCGAAGTTCGCCGCGCTCAACGCGCATCAGTGTATCAAATCTCGATAGCTCGCCTTGGCTCATCGCCA
This window contains:
- a CDS encoding ISNCY family transposase, with protein sequence MTVLAMSQGELSRFDTLMRVERGELRIEDAATLLGLKRRQIFRLLAGSAKMVPPASCPASAPPGNRRHSDAFREKVVALVREHYADFGPTLAREYLAERHGIRIGCETLRKLMMDAGLWKDCQARRPRPYQPRYRRDCRGELIQIDGSKHCWFEDRGPQCTLLVYIDDATSELMHLRMVESESTFAYMEATRAYIEQHGKPVAFYSDKHSVFRNARASAARGDGMTHFGRALDALNIEIICANSPQAKAGSNGPMPPCRIVW